The sequence below is a genomic window from Sceloporus undulatus isolate JIND9_A2432 ecotype Alabama unplaced genomic scaffold, SceUnd_v1.1 scaffold_25879, whole genome shotgun sequence.
ATTGGGATGAACATAGTTCTGCAGGGCGCTATGTTAGGAGACGGTGTAAACCACTGAAGgtaagaaaatgttattttcccaTCTGCTTGATTCTTGGCTACAAAAAGATATATCTAAAATCTCACCTCCTCTCTTTCTTAGGAATTCATGCACTGCCATGATAAAGACCATGAAAATCTTTTTGACCTGATTCGTAGGATGTTGGAGTATGATCCAATCAAGAGAATTACTCTAGATGAGGCATTGGAGCATCCTTTCTTTGATTCCCTAAAAGAAAGAGAACTCAGTTGATCTTAACTTCTTTACAAGAAGTGATTTGGAGTGTGTCAGTCAACACCCAGGCCTAAATACAATGTCATGCTGGTATTGCAACACCAGTGTAAGTGAACTGCCTTCCCTGCCCCATGACCAGTTCTCCTTGGTGTTATCCAAGCCAGTTCTGCAGTGTTTTCCAGCCTCTAGAGCAGGTTTTTGGGTGCAGTCAGAGGGATAATCAACCCCTCCAGTTTTTCTGAGAGACGTTGTTCAATCAGCAGTTGTCCTTTCTCCCATCAGATTTAGGCTATAttgtaaataataaattattttgtacAGTTTATTCTGTATGTATAACTACATTTTTGTATTGATGCTATGTATCTTATTCAACTGTTATGGTCTTGATTATGGATACTTTCAGATAAACATTAAAATTTTGGTTTTCTACAAGTGATTGCACTTCTTTGAGCTACAGCTACTACTGATACAAAGTCAGTCCTGAGTGTTTTTTCAGAGTTAATTCAGTATTTGTGTAAGATACTTCTTTCAAGGTCAACATTTCCCTGGATTGTTATGTTTagatttttaattgtgttgacattttaaaattctgtagaATTTGACTAGAAGTTTGGGATTTTTAGCAGCCTACCATTTTATATTAGAAACATACCttagccattttatttaatggttaCTTGATTATTATCAAATTAGGCTCATCAGGCCACAATCCCAATGGCACTGAAGTTGTTGGAAATATGAAAGGCAATAACAATAGCTGTAAGATTCAAGTATACTGAACCTCCATTTGAACCTAATTTGATAGTCTGCAGACTCCATTCCATCACAAGAAAATCATGCCAATTACATTACTTTGTCACTCACCCCTTTTACcttcatgcttttttaaaataaataaataaataaatt
It includes:
- the LOC121918704 gene encoding dual specificity protein kinase CLK4-like, translating into SIKNKGYYEQKVQSYMKAKIMPHLSLVMHRKHYFHQDQLDWDEHSSAGRYVRRRCKPLKEFMHCHDKDHENLFDLIRRMLEYDPIKRITLDEALEHPFFDSLKERELS